The sequence below is a genomic window from Lolium perenne isolate Kyuss_39 chromosome 4, Kyuss_2.0, whole genome shotgun sequence.
TTTATATGATATTTTAAGGTGAAAACAATTAATTATGATATTGTTCTATTTCAATGGTCTGGATCCTTATTTCATTTTTATCACTACAGATATCCATGCTACTTTTTGGAGTAACCGCTTTCGGAATTATCACATGATCGATTCTTTGAAGACGTGCTAATTTGGGCTTGTTGTGAAATAATTTGAGCCAATGTAATATGTATGCTATTTTGTAATCATATATATTGTTTGTTGGGTTCTGTTGCCTAATTGTATGATTATTTTAGTGTGCTTACCTTTTACTGTGTGCAATCCAGTGATGCAAATGCTCCTTTGAGCATATATGAGAGCTTAGTGTGTTATTTTCTGATTAGATACACTGGTTTGTTATGTTTTTTCGCCGTAAGTAACAACATAATTTGGCTTTGTAACACAATATCAGGTTTAATTATATAAAACTGTGGCTTCATATTGTCATGCCAACTTGATGCATTATTAGAAAAATAACCTTGTGAAGTGCAATATATTACATAACAATAGACCAATGATGACGCTGGTGGGCAATCTTGATGACGATTTTCTCTTTGGTGGTGTTTTTGCAGCTTATGTTGGTAGCTAGGGTGGTTGTGTGTCCCCTCGCGATGGTTGTACTCCACGACGGTCGGCGAGGGTGTTTGTACCAAATACTGGCCACCTATTCTTCTCTATTAATGAAAATGATGAATCTTGCCTCGTTTAAAAAAATATAGAACAGTGGATTATCTTAAACATCGATCTTGGTAACCTTAATGATCAATACCAATGTCACGAGTGCATCTAAGCTTGCATATCCTACTACAATTTTATTCATCGGCTGTAGTATGAGACAGTTAGTTGGCATTTGCTTTATTGAACTCAAATTGTCCGTTTAAATAAATATACATTAAACAAAGTGaaatcttaatgttcattgctgaGATAAGAAAAAAAATTATCCCGTGACCCTTTCTTTATCTCTCTGACTTCTTCCACTCGCGGAGTACTacagtacatgatttttctacacCTGCCAACGCTGAGGAAAAGGTTTCGATAGATAGTGAAGAGTACCTTTAGACCACAACCTCTCGCATGCATCTACTGCACTTTAATCTTAGACATCATCTCGTGTTCGCTGGATATAATTAAAAACATGTTAGCAGGTCGGATTATCTAAGCCTCATAATTACAGAAGTCGTGGTACCTCAATGCACAACAATGTTGTCTTGTTATTACGCTTCGGTATTATAATGATATAGTACATTATGATATCCTTGATTTGTTTTAAATTTTTACAGTAAGTTATAAATTATATATGTACATTGATAAATAAAATTTGAGAACCCCTAGCAACGCTTGGGCATTTGTACTAGGAAGGGTGGAAATAAAAAAAATGTTTTCAATGACATTCCCGACACCTAAAACGTAATGAAGGTAGTAGTATTGTTTAGTTGGTTGTTAGGAAAGATTCTGCAGAAACCCTCGTGTATTCCATAATTTTGGGATTTTAAATTTGTTGTCCTATGCAACATATAGTTAACGACGTTCTTTTTCCCTACTTTTATTAATGATGTACTAAGGTGAAGCAAGTGCAAATTTGAATGTATACTTCCTATTGATTTTCCCCCTCGATTAAACCTAATTAGATTTGGTGAGTAGGTCACAAAGTTTGACATCACTATTTGATGTTCCCTCGGGTTACGGGAGATGCCAGATTTTTAAAGCAATGGCAATGCTAAACAAGAGAAAATAAAGGGGGTGGAGATGGCAATGCTAAACCAAGAGCAAATGAAGGGGATGGAGAGGTGGAGTGGAAGAAGAGGTCGTGAGACATGACATTTACAAATGAGAAGGAGAGAGTCCTCATCCATATATGGACgagaaccatattacttatgtttCGCGTACATTTATGGACTAAAATAATTGTTTACCGATGAGTAAATTTTTCGTtatcccgtggcaacgcacgggcatttctgCTAGTGAGATACCAAAGTATTAAACATGTGATTTAAACTCTAGTAGATTAGGGGTGTCACTGCttgcctaaccatccaaccatagCAGCAGATTGTTTTCTCTTAATTTTGCTTTTGTGGGATGCAAGCGGGATGTAGCTTGCATCCCGCAAAAGGGAGAAGAGGGAGGCGGACACCCATTTAACTCGTCAATTTTTTTAAGCAAACTAAAACCTTTTTTAAGGAAACTAACAACTCTGGCAAAATCTCAAGCATGCAGATTTGTTCCCGGCATTATTTAATGAGTTAAGCACACTCGACACCCAAGAGCTTGTATAGGATGTGCAAACAACCCCACAAATTTTAAAATGTGATGTAGTGGCCAAACAAATTTCCTCTAATGTGcaaatacccccccccccccccccaccccacaCACAGTGTAGTGCCTTTAACTTGTATTTCAGATTTATTCTTAGTATAAATCGGTAAAGGTTTGCAACTAGCACGTCACACTATCAAGTGACACACCACATGTATGTCTATTTTGCAGAAACCCCCACTTTCACAGAATTCACGTGAAGGTGATTGATTCGGTTAAAACTTAAAAGAAAGATGTCAAAATCAAATCCACATTGCCTTAGGGCCCTACACCTTTGGCTCGCTCAAGTCACTCCAACATGACTAGACGGCCATGCCACCGGGCTAAGTAGGATGACCTCAAGTTGTTCAATGACATGTAGTGGCAAACTTCTGAGACTTGATGCCCGAAGTGGAGACAAAGAGGAAGGTGGAGGAGGCTCATTTAATGAGCATATCATCGAAGGCCTACAAGCATTTCTCAGTCCGCACCGGCAACCCTTCAAAGTCTCTCCCTACATCCCTTCCGAAAAAAAAAGTCTCTCCCTACATTGGCCCAAACACTAAATTGGCCCCAACAGTGCACCCCATCAGCTCAAAAACACCCACAAAAGTTTCACACACCCCTTTGTCCTCCCCTAAACTTGGGGACGGCTAGGGGAGCTTGGACACACCCGATCACAATCGCCATGTGGGAAGGCCTAACTTAGCACAGATCAGACCAAATCAGCGAGGCCAAGAGAAAGGGAATTGTGAGACCCCTAAGAAATTCCATTCAATTTCTCTTGTATAAAATCCTAAAAATTTAACAAAAGTATAATCATTTGTTTAATTTTAAGAGTCCAGTTTCTTCAATAATATGGGGGGCGCCGATGCGAAAAGTCATCCTATTCCTATTGGTCTGGACATGTGTTAAGGCACCCCAAAGCACCCACCGTTTGGGGGAGGCATTTTCAAAGTTGCGAGTGGAGATGTGCTCTAAACACTTTGTATACGAATCCTAAATGAAAAATTGTTGGCCAACTTTTGAGACAGAAAATTTGCATTCGAATTATTTTTtcgcataaaataaaaatatttcgTTCATCTGGGAAGGGAATAAATTTCTGAAAAAGAGGCAATTATCTTCTTCCGCAAAAGAAGGAACCATATTTATTGTCTCTAGGTAAGAAGGAAGCAGATTTCGCTCTGAGGGGAAGGGAATAATAAATCTCGGGAAATTTGCATCCTAAAATGATCTTGGAATAAATACATCCATTAAATCAGTTTTCTCAAGAATTTATAAAAGGAAAGAAATCGCAACACCTCatccaaaaaaaaggaaaaaaagaccAGCAGACATGGGGAAGTGGGGCGCGGTTCGTGCAATCCCAAGGCGCTCCTCCCGTGCTGCGTGTCCATCCCTGTCTATCCGCACGCCAGCCGCTATCTACACACCTCATACCGCTCCACTGACATGATGGACCCACTCTTTCGTTGGACCCACGTGTCATTGACGAGTTCTAAACTAGTCCCGGTGCCCCTAGAATTACGTATTCTGTTCAACGCTGCAACGGCTACTAATAAAGCCCAAAAGCCTGTGGGGCTCGGCGCCGTCTTCCTCGCACGCACAGAGACAGGGCAAAAAAAAGGCAGGCGCGGCGCCTCTCTCCACTCCCAAATCTGCCGGCTGCGCTCGAGCGATCTACAGCAGCAGCCATGAACATCTTCAAGAAGAAGGTCGACCCCAAAGGTGCGCTTCAGTTCTTGGATCCGTCCTTCCCGTTGCTTTTGGTTCAGATGGGGATTTTCTAGCGGGGTTCTACTCTCTCCTCGATTTCTTGATTTCTTCCCCTCTCGGTCTGATCTGCGGTGCGGGCTTCGAAGATGCGGTTCTTTCCGTGGCCCGAAGTCGAGATCTTTGGTGGATTTTGGCCTTCTTGAAccggagtttttttttttttttgccggaTGGTTCGATAGGTAGGGTTCTAGGGTAACCTGGCGGCGGCTGCGCATTTCGTGGATGGAAGAGAAACTGAGAATATTCTGGGTGCCGGGAATGGGGGAACGCCCCGAATTCAAGGGTGTGCAAATTTGGTTTAGTGAACTAACGGTGTGATGCTATTGTCTCCTGTGCAGAGGCTCTGAGGACTAGCAAGCGAGAGATGTCAGTCGCCACAAGAGGTGAGAACAAAATCCCCTATTCTTTTCTTCCTGTTATTCCATCAACTTGTCTGAGCTACTGCCGTTAAGTTTACATTCCTCCCGGACATGGCTGAAAAGATACACAATGTTATAACAGACAGTGAAAATAGCTTAAACATCAGCTCCTGAAGAAATGTAGTTGCCGATGTGCTAATTTCTCTTGTTTGCATATTTTAGGAGTTGAGCGAGAGATTGGCTCCCTGCAAATGGAGGTATGTACTCCTAAGCGAAGGTCATTTTCCTTCTATGAAAAGCAAACAATGGCCAGATTTAACAAAGTTGATTGGTTGGGCTGAATGTCAGAGTATGAATAACTGACTAATACAACATGATATGCTCTTGGAGCGCATAGGGTGTTTTTCTTCTAGGAGTGCAAATGTGCAAGTGAAGCTAGTGCCACTGCAATAGTGGAGTAGAATAGAATGGATGTCAAGCTCCCACCACACACTAGAGGCAAGACTGACTGCATAGTAGAGATTAGGTAGAGCTGCCACTGATGGTGTACAAAGGACATGAAAACATTAGCTTGCTTACTTTCACGAAGAGCTGATATTATTGTATCATACTTCTGGTGTGCAATTGACCAGACAGTAGGTTTGCTCCTGGGATGAGATAGGGTTAGCATGTCGTCATACTCACGGCCAGTGGGACTAAGCTGATAGTACCAGGAATGTCGTTTCTTCGAAATAATCGCTATTATTTGTTTATTGATTATTTGTTCAGCAATAAAGCAGCAAATTGCAAATCTGATCAGTGCCATATTGTAGTTGATACTTCATTTTGGACCTTACACATCAGTGTATgtttatcttcttcaataaagtggCATCAGTTATAAAGCAAATGAAGAATTGTGCTTTTTCCCCTATTCTGTTTCTACAACCAAAACGCTTATACACTTCTAATGAGGCTATGAGGTGCCTCAAGTTCATAGAGATTTTGATGCCCTCTTATGCCGCCATAACCTCATGTCATGCTCTATGAGTGCAAAACACCTCGGTCTAGTTCAGGAAGGTGTGATATAAAGCAGCATCACTTTGTATCTttaaatactccctccgatccatattagttgccactaatatagatgtatctagatatattttagttctaggtacatccatattagtggcaagtaatatgaatcagagggagtataatAATTGGATCATTATGGTAGTTTCATTTACCACTCCGCAATGGCTTCTATATACTGTATTGGTTTGTTTCCTAATGCCATAGTTGTACACATTCCAGGAGAAGAAGCTGGTTGCTGAGATTAAGAAGACTGCTAAGACTGGAAATGAAGTAAGTATCTTAAAATTTTGTTGAAGATCCGTAATCCCTAACAATGTTCTTCTTGATGTCTTACAAGACATGTTCTGCATTGCTCTAGGCGGCAACCAAAATTCTAGCTCGGCAGTTAGTCAGGCTTAGACAACAAATTGTCAATTTACAAGGTACACGGGCACAGATACGTGGAGTAGCTACTCACACACAGGTATGTCTATCTTTGAGTTTATCTCATGCAGCTTCTGATCATGGACAACATACACTTACTACTGTGTCTGAATTATCTATTTGTCAAGGCAATGTATGCCGGAACTTCAATATCTGCTGGAATGAAAGGCGCAAGCAAAGCGATGGCAGCAATGAATAAGGTATGATGAAAGCCATGTTTGGTTGGCTGTTCTCAAACTATCAACCTTTTCCAATCTCTAATAAGTTTTACCTGTGAACTTATTTTTGAACTGTGTATCCTGAGAAGATTGCTAAAtaccattttttgttttgtttcagcAAATGGAACCGCAAAAGCAGATGAAGGTCATGAGAGAATTCCAGAAGCAATCAACTCAACTGGACATGACGGTAAAAGCATTTCTAATGTGCTTTATTTGTTCGTTGTGATGTTAGTTGTATTCAATATTTTTATAGATTTTTATGAGTTGGACATGATGGTAATAAATTACGCACATACATCATTTCTCTACTGTAGTATTAAGTGGGGATTCTTAGGTATATCACATTATATAGATGTGTTTGTTGGTCATTCATTTCTGATATCTTAGTGATGGGTGTTACCTTCCGTAATAGTTACAGTAGAAGAATTGCTTTCAGAAAGGATACTTTTTTTTTGTCAGATCTGTGACCATTCGTATAAATGTTTTAGAAGAAATGTTATAGCTGTCAGCATCCCTTATTATCAAGATCCCTTTGAAATTGTATTTTTTTCTGGAAATTAAGATCAATCACTATTTCAATGCAGCTTGAGATGATGTCTGATGCAATCGACGAAACACTAGACAAAGATGAGGCTGAAGAGGAAACAGAAGAGCTCACGAACCAGGTAAAATGCTAACTATATTCTGCTCCAGAGGGCATATCATAGAACTGTTCTCGTAAGTACGTGTTTCATGCCATTTCcaacaagaaaagaaaaagtaTAAGGGCGAATTTGGATCTATGGCAAGATCGTGTGCTTGTTGATGAGGTTTTGCCCTCCTGCATCATATAGTATTGAGACGTTCACTAATTCTTTCATGATATGTGATGCCCTTGATGCAGGTTCTGGATGAGATTGGAGTTGATGTGGCTTCTCAGGTAAATTTTTCCTCAATAAGCCTGTTCATTCTACACATGCAAGCGGTTGATTCTGAATGCTGATTTTGACGTGTTTAATATAATACAGCTCTCTTCCGCACCTAAAGGCCGTATTGGAGCTAGTAACAAGAAAGCTGAGAACAACCAAGCACGGTATACAATTAATTCTTCCCCACAATCAGTCAAAATGTCCATGTAGACAGATGAGCAAAtcatgttttttgtttttgtttttttttgggcCTTTATATCCTGATGCAAATGTTGTGCTAGCAGGAATGTGGCTCCAGCGAGAAATGCGGCACCTGAATCAGATGCCGCTGAAGTTGACGACCTGGAGAGGAGACTGGCATCTCTTCGCCGCATCTGAAGCTGCTGAAATCTTCGCCGCATCTGAAGCTGCTGAAAGAAAGACCTGGAGAGGGGATTGGCAACTCTTCTCCGCATCTGAAGCTGCTGAAAGAAAGATTATACCGTACCTTATATATGTAAATGTGTTAACTGATGGATTGTTTCCAAATGTGCTGGTAGCTTAATATTGTACTCTGGAAAACAGGCTGCAAGTGATGTAATAGAACCTGAATTTTCCATTCGGTGCTAACAGATTTCATGCATCTACAATCACCCAAATAGAAACTGTCG
It includes:
- the LOC127293722 gene encoding vacuolar protein sorting-associated protein 2 homolog 2, with the protein product MNIFKKKVDPKEALRTSKREMSVATRGVEREIGSLQMEEKKLVAEIKKTAKTGNEAATKILARQLVRLRQQIVNLQGTRAQIRGVATHTQAMYAGTSISAGMKGASKAMAAMNKQMEPQKQMKVMREFQKQSTQLDMTLEMMSDAIDETLDKDEAEEETEELTNQVLDEIGVDVASQLSSAPKGRIGASNKKAENNQARNVAPARNAAPESDAAEVDDLERRLASLRRI